The Bacillota bacterium sequence TTTAATAATCATTATCAATCGCTCCCTTCATTATTTAACCATTATTACTTATCTCATTGGACCCTGCATTTTCTTACTTCTGAAATCCTGATCCTGCAATATTAAATGCTGCTGTGGACTTAATGCATCTCCATCCTCATACATTTTCTTGATAAAATACATGCAGTCAGTTTCAGGTTTATTTAAGTTGATATTCTTTTTAAACCGAAAGCAAAAACCTTCTCTGTCTTCCATTTTAAGCAGGCCGCAGTGTAAACAATTCAATAATCTCATCTCCCTATTTATGTTCGCATATGAGAAATATCGTGCCCTAAAGCTTCCACAAGCTTCAGCAAAACTTCGCGCTGTTCCTGATTATCATCAGTAAACAATGGTCTGCATCGCTCAAGACTCTGCTGACCAACAAATAGTAGAGCTGCAAAGGCAAGGCATGATTTTTCACCACACTCTTTACAGTTTGTACGCGGTAACCATGTGAAAAGCTGCAGCGGATGTGGCCTCTGCCTGGTTTCATAAAGCGGCTCAATTTCATCCCTTCGCTCAGCTGTATTGTTAATCAGATCCTTAAGCCAGGCCAACACCTGCCGGGCATCAGTATCGTTAAAAGCTTTAATCAGTATAAGATTATTTGGCTCAAGAGTGATCATCCGAAACTCAAGGAACATAGTTAAATTTGGGGCATAAGCATTGTAATTGGCGTTTTTTACCACCCTGTGCAGGTACGGCATTACCTCGGTTATGTCATCAGACAACCTTGCTTTAACCCGAATCTTTCCGGCTTCGGCAAAACAGGGTGAAATATGATATATATCAATATGATTCAGAAACATATTTATAACTTCCATGTTTTCATGATTTCCCTGGCTATACAGGGAACCTGCTTATGTAATTTGGGAGCTATTCTTTTCAATACAAAGTAGAGGGCTTCTTCGGGATCTTTATCCATACAGATGCTCTGCAGCATAACCTGATCTTGATCATCAAGCACAACAAACACCTTTTTATCCACCTTTAACTCCCTCCTCATTACTCAAGCTAATGATATTTCTTTCAGAGCTACTATCAGATGATCAATTTCTTCAAAACTATTAAATATACCGAAACTGATCCTGACAGTTCCTCCATCAACAGTCCCGATCGAGCGGTGGGCCTGCGGGGCACAATGCAGGCCGGAGCGGGCCATTATGTCATACACTTCATCCAGGACATAGGTCACCTCTTCCGGCGCAATATCACTGAAATTAAAAGAAATAACAGCTGTTCGATCATCTGCTGCATCCGGTCCGTAAATAATTAAACCCGGTAAATCATTCAACTGCTTCAGGGCATACCTGGTTAATTCAAGATCATGGGATCTGATCTTTTCTAGATCGTGATCAAGGATATATTTTACGCCGGCTCCCAAACCGGCTATACCGGCTGCATTCAATGTTCCCGCTTCAAAACGGTCGGGCAAATGATCAGGTTGATGCTCGAGCAAAGAATCACCACCGGTCCCTCCCTCTTTGAGAGGTTTGAGATCAATCCCAGGTGCAATATAAAGACCGCCTGTTCCGGTCGGGCCAAGTAAACATTTATGACCGGTAAAAGCGAGCAGGCTTATTTTAAGTTCCTCAACATCAATCGGAAATGAACCGGCTGTCTGAGCAGCATCCACCAATAGCGGAATATTATGGTTCGCACAAATTCTGCCTACTTCTTTAACCGGCATCAGGGTTCCGGTCACATTGGATGCGTGGTTGACAGCAATCAACCGGGTGTTGTCTCGAATTAAATTCTCAACCAATCCGGGATCAAATGCACGGCCATCAGGACAATCCAGAACTGATATTTCAACGCCTCTTTCATGCTCCAGAACTTTCAGCGGCCGCCAGAGTGCATTATGTTCCATATGGGTGGTTATGACATGGTCGCAAGGTTTCAGGAATCCTTTAAGCACAAGATTAATCGATTCTGTTACATTGGAGGTAAAGATAATACGGGTAACATCGCTAATACTAAAGAGCCTGCCAAGAGCAGTTCTGGTGCTGAAAAGAACCTCTTCCGCCCTTCTGGCCATGCTGTATGTGCCTCTTCCCGGACTGGACCCGATATCACGCATATAATCAGCTATAGCCTGATATACAGATTCCGGTTTCGGATAAGATGTAGCAGCATTATCAAAATATACCGGCATCTGAACTTACCCCCAAAAATCTTTTTCTTATCGAACAAGTTCCGCTTTTTCATGCCAAATCTGCCTGATCACTTCGGATAGAAGATCAATTACTTCATATATCCGTGTATCAGAAAGCGCGTAAATAACTTTTAGACCTTCTTTACGCGAATGGACCAAACCTTCTCGTTTTAAAATTGATAGATGACGCGAAACCACAGATTGTTCGAGGCTTAACGCAGGAAATATTTCGCATACGCATTTCTCTCCTGGCCGCAGCAGTTCAAGTATTTGCAGTCTTGTAGGGTGGGCAAGCGCTTTAAAAAATTCAGTCTGAATTTCATATTGATTCTTCGGCATATTTATCCCCCCGGGCATCAATAAATATTAAAAATAAGCTTCTTATTTCTTATATGTCTATATATACATATAGTAACAGTTACTCTCCAAAATAACAAGCATTTACGTTTATCCATTGTTTAGGTCAGGCCCGTTTAGAATATTAATTAAAAAACAAAGAAGCGTAAAGCAGATGCTTTGCGCTTCAATATAATTCTTTATTATTCCACATTATTGGTTCAGCGGGCGCCGCCCCCGCCACCACCGCCGCCTCCGCCGCCGCCTCCGGAAAAACCTCCGCCACCACCGGAACCTGACGAAGTGGAAGACTGAAAAGCAGTCTTAAAAGACTGTTCCATTGATGTTGTCAGGCTGTTGAAACGGGTAGGATTTGAGGCCAGCATCCCGTAAGCGGGCCAGATCATAGGTGTGTCAGTTTTCAACTCCGGATAAACAAGATGGAGCTGTTCCATGACCTGCTTGGCTACACCCAAAACGATGGCGTAAACAAGATAATGCTCCCAAATAATAAGAGATGGTATGGTTGAACGGTCAAGCTGAGAGAAGTGCAGTAAAAATCTCTTGAAAGCTTTCCACTTTGCATTCTGATCGGCACCATACGGCGTAAGCCGTTTAGTCAGACCGAAAGCAACAGCAATAAACGGCCCGGTAAAAACAGCAATCCCACCGGTCACATACATACCCAAAAAAAGCATGGGGATTCCAATCAGAGTGAAAATGACACCGGCAAGTATACCTTTCCATGATACACCTCTGAAAAATTTATGCTCTTCGGCTTCCTTCTTGATTATTTCTATCCACTTCTTATAGAACGCAGCCGTACTCACACGCTGCTTTCGGCCGTAGCTTTCAATCTCTTTTAAAGTAGTCCCGGCGTTATTGTAACTACTGACCTGTCCGAAAATGAAGCTGTGCAAATGCTGTTCGTGGCCGCTGAGCTTATCTTTTCCTTCGGTAGGTATAATCCTGTAATCTGTAAACTTGCGTTTAAGAATCAGTCCACTTTCTCCCTGATATTCTTCCAGTTTGAGGTGACCTCTGCGGGCCAGATCCATAACGGTTGCCGTAAAATCTTCAGGAGCCGTTCGACCCATACGTACCAGGTATCCCGCTTCAGCGGGGCTGTATTCATCAGGGAGTTCGCGGTAGTAATCTCCCCTGTACATTTCCGGATCCCTTTTCGATTTTACTGCAGTTATGATATAGGAAATGAGAAGCCCGATGAATATCAAGGGGCCGGCTAAAAAATCAAGCCGTGAAACTGTTCTTTTAAGGTTGGCTTCACGAGCCCATCTCTCCTCATCGGCCAACATTCCGGGCAGACCGTTTCTACCTGTGAAGTTTGACGAATTTGCAACAAGATCGATGGGAAAAGCAACCCTGGCCTCCAAAAAAGTGTTAGCCGGTAAACTGGCCACATCCCATATAATGGTAGTCGGGCTGACTATAGTTACATTTCCCTGCAGGGGACCGTGTCCCCAGGCTCTTATATCATCTTGATCCGCACCATCGGGCAGATTTAGGGTTACACGAGCATAATCGGTGCGCTCTCCCCATTCACTGCCGATAAACTGCCAGTACAGTTCGGCAACATCCTGGTGGATCTGAACTGCATTATCGACCATATAACTGATCGTGAAAGTACGGTCCTCGTTTGAAGCTGAATAACTCCAGTCTATATATACTTGGTCCGGCTTATATTCCACATAGAAAATTCCCGGAATATCAATTGTTCCTACCGGCATTTCCTGGTATGGTTCACCATTCTCACTGACCAGAACGTCCCTGATTATCGCATTGTGCTTCAGGTATATATATGACCAGGCGCCGCGGTAAGTACCACTGAACCGGAAGGTTCTCTCTTCGACAACCCGCATCGTTCCGTCAGGGTTTATTTCAGCTTCGATAATTACCGATGGGAAATAAAAAGAGCGGCCATCCTGTGCACCTGCTGAAGCCGGAACAAGTATAATAACCGCTGCGATGATCAATACAATGGCAATCAGACGATAAATCATAACTAATGAACTAGATTGATCCTTTTTCATCTGTTAACGCCTCTAGAATTCAACTTTTACAGCTTCACGGGCTGCGGCTTCTTCATCCAGGTTGAAGTACTCTTCTTTATGGAACCCAAACATACCGGCAATCAACACTGTCGGGAATTTCTGGATTGTTGTGTTATAGCTCATTACAGTATCATTGTAAAACTGCCTGGAAAAGGCAATCTTACCTTCTGTATTGGCCAACTCTTCCTGCAACTGGCGGAAGTTGGCATCTGCCTTTAATTCGGGATAATTTTCTGCCACGGCAAAGAGTGTTTTCAAAGCTCCTGACAGCATATTCTCTGCACCGGCCTGTTCATTAACATTTTTTGCCTGTATAGCCATATTTCGGGCTTCGGTGACTTTCTCAAATGTCTCTCTTTCATGAGTGGCATATCCCTTTACGGTATTAACCAGGTTTGGTATCAGGTCATAGCGCCTCTTCAGCTGAACCTCAATTTGCGCCCAGGCATTTTTAATTCTCTGGCGCAGGGTAACCAGCCTGTTATAAGTTCCAACGAAAAACAGTACAAGTAGAACAATTATTGCCAGTATAGCCCAACCCATATTCGTCACTCCCTTTATAAATTAATTTATTTTTTTGCTAAATACTGATATGAGAATGCTAATTCGCATCATACCCTTAATTATCCTGCACTTTAAAGGACTGTCCATCAAATATAAAGATCCCGGCTATAGCTGAAGTTCGACGACATCACCGTCTTCCAGAATATAATCACGGGCAACTGCCTGACCGTCAAATTTGGATGAACCCCATACCAAAGCGCTCTTAAGTTTTTTCGGAAAATCCTTATGAACCTGTTCGGCAAAATCAATAACGTTGCTGCCTTTTCTTAAAATGAATGGTCTGTCCATATCTGCCGGCTTGCCAACAGGTTTTCCGTAAACACGAATGATATTTAATATTTCATAAAGCTTTTCCTTTA is a genomic window containing:
- a CDS encoding (Fe-S)-binding protein, which produces MFLNHIDIYHISPCFAEAGKIRVKARLSDDITEVMPYLHRVVKNANYNAYAPNLTMFLEFRMITLEPNNLILIKAFNDTDARQVLAWLKDLINNTAERRDEIEPLYETRQRPHPLQLFTWLPRTNCKECGEKSCLAFAALLFVGQQSLERCRPLFTDDNQEQREVLLKLVEALGHDISHMRT
- a CDS encoding DUF2207 domain-containing protein; this encodes MKKDQSSSLVMIYRLIAIVLIIAAVIILVPASAGAQDGRSFYFPSVIIEAEINPDGTMRVVEERTFRFSGTYRGAWSYIYLKHNAIIRDVLVSENGEPYQEMPVGTIDIPGIFYVEYKPDQVYIDWSYSASNEDRTFTISYMVDNAVQIHQDVAELYWQFIGSEWGERTDYARVTLNLPDGADQDDIRAWGHGPLQGNVTIVSPTTIIWDVASLPANTFLEARVAFPIDLVANSSNFTGRNGLPGMLADEERWAREANLKRTVSRLDFLAGPLIFIGLLISYIITAVKSKRDPEMYRGDYYRELPDEYSPAEAGYLVRMGRTAPEDFTATVMDLARRGHLKLEEYQGESGLILKRKFTDYRIIPTEGKDKLSGHEQHLHSFIFGQVSSYNNAGTTLKEIESYGRKQRVSTAAFYKKWIEIIKKEAEEHKFFRGVSWKGILAGVIFTLIGIPMLFLGMYVTGGIAVFTGPFIAVAFGLTKRLTPYGADQNAKWKAFKRFLLHFSQLDRSTIPSLIIWEHYLVYAIVLGVAKQVMEQLHLVYPELKTDTPMIWPAYGMLASNPTRFNSLTTSMEQSFKTAFQSSTSSGSGGGGGFSGGGGGGGGGGGGGAR
- a CDS encoding aminotransferase class V-fold PLP-dependent enzyme; translation: MPVYFDNAATSYPKPESVYQAIADYMRDIGSSPGRGTYSMARRAEEVLFSTRTALGRLFSISDVTRIIFTSNVTESINLVLKGFLKPCDHVITTHMEHNALWRPLKVLEHERGVEISVLDCPDGRAFDPGLVENLIRDNTRLIAVNHASNVTGTLMPVKEVGRICANHNIPLLVDAAQTAGSFPIDVEELKISLLAFTGHKCLLGPTGTGGLYIAPGIDLKPLKEGGTGGDSLLEHQPDHLPDRFEAGTLNAAGIAGLGAGVKYILDHDLEKIRSHDLELTRYALKQLNDLPGLIIYGPDAADDRTAVISFNFSDIAPEEVTYVLDEVYDIMARSGLHCAPQAHRSIGTVDGGTVRISFGIFNSFEEIDHLIVALKEISLA
- a CDS encoding metalloregulator ArsR/SmtB family transcription factor — translated: MPKNQYEIQTEFFKALAHPTRLQILELLRPGEKCVCEIFPALSLEQSVVSRHLSILKREGLVHSRKEGLKVIYALSDTRIYEVIDLLSEVIRQIWHEKAELVR
- a CDS encoding LemA family protein, translated to MGWAILAIIVLLVLFFVGTYNRLVTLRQRIKNAWAQIEVQLKRRYDLIPNLVNTVKGYATHERETFEKVTEARNMAIQAKNVNEQAGAENMLSGALKTLFAVAENYPELKADANFRQLQEELANTEGKIAFSRQFYNDTVMSYNTTIQKFPTVLIAGMFGFHKEEYFNLDEEAAAREAVKVEF